In the genome of Centropristis striata isolate RG_2023a ecotype Rhode Island chromosome 6, C.striata_1.0, whole genome shotgun sequence, the window gtaaaatgaaataaagttaCTCACCATATGTAGAGTTccatgctgctgcagatttGCTTGTGGTGACGAAGTTGAAGTtagattttaatgaaaaatattttggaaATAATCCACTTTTCatgacagaagaaaagaggagtgcaaagaagggaaaaaaacagcagagaaaagagggagagaaagctCTCTGCTGACATATGGTGCCACATTATGAGAACGACACCTCATTTTCCAATTTGCTGTTGTGCCTGAagaaatatttatcatttttaaaaaagttaaagtaaCTCCTTGAGCCTAAAAATAGCTTCTCATGATTTTGAATCTATTTCTTTGTAGGTTCAGATGAACACTTACACCTTTCAGATTTAGTAGAAGTAAaagaatattaatttaaaaatgtaattaagtcaaataactaaataaattcaAAGGAAACACAGCATTAAAAACAACCCCTTTACCTCTTAAACGTtgagaaaaaaactgcagtgtGACATCATTGACTTattccaaaaaataatttaatggcacgagtttttttaaatttgtaacAAAGAGTTGTTGAAGCCCACAGAAAGTAAAAGTCTTTAGGAAGTCTCGAACATCTTCTTCCTGTCAGCTTTGTCCTCAATGTTCTTACGCCAGTCGCCGACTCCATCGCTGGCCTGCAGGACGACACATTCATCACAGTGAATGGGTGGTCCTAGTGGAGTTCATGTGAAATAAAGATCATAATGTAACCATGCCTCACCTCCTCTTTGACCTCCTTCTTGACCTGCTTCAGGTTGGCCCTCAGGTCCATGGTCACCTTGTGTTTTCCTCCCAGCAGAGCCTGCAGCATGGTGTCAGCGGACATACGCACTTTCTTCAGGGCGGGTTTCTTCACGCCGGCCAGCTCCACCACCTTCAGCTTCAACTCCTCAATCTAAAGAAACACCAAACACATTAGTtttaactagggccgggactttaacgcgttaattaagattaattaattacacaaaaatgaacgtgttcaaaaaattgatgcattttattgcaccgcggaacgtttctcactggatgagtttcaggcggaccgattatactggagcaccaactagcgttcatgagttcagacaacaacaaaccacagtgaacatgacggaagaagctgatgagatcGCTTTGGTTGGctccgtggatgatgggacattttgttacaaaaaaccaacggatggaagcgttgataagagcatggttgtgttgctatgcaacaaggaattcacatatcaccgcagcacatccagcctcaagtatcacctcaatgcaaaacatatagcagctagcggctagtgtggtagctagcgtggattgtgttttacttaaaaatgtacttattctagtttacagaaggtctacctacctataggctacctgaatttatgaaatgtactatatttttaaatatgctattgctacacttaatggcaaaaattgcactggtctgttggacttaaacaaaaataaacaatatttttgttgcttaagcttatatattcagtcattattcaatggtatactaaaaatccatgtgaaaaaaataatttctcactgttctcaggtcaaatatttatatgcgattaaatgcgattaattttgattaattaattacaaagtctctaattaattagattaattttttttttcgagtcccggccctagttttaacccttctaatgcacaacatggttcaaaaatgacccgcattaatttcccatgttatttcatgctggctgtgtttgaatatcttccttttttattacaacagatcattatatccatttttcctttcatactttatgaagaaaaatattttttgtattattacatcaagtttacacacatgggtcaaaaatgaccttgtgcattggaagcgtagtgatacaaaaagtgatacactaaattaacaatttgagtatatgtgtaccGGTAACtatgtttcttatttttaaggtttaactttaaaagagttgttagaaccaccagctTCCATTGGAAAATCATATtagagacttattagagccaccaaataataatttccattggaaaaacaccaatttaacaaaataagatAGTTAATTTTTGCGTCTCCTttatcaggttttaaattggtgacaacatataaacaccttctaaagcacaacatgggtcaaaaatcaccttgtgcattagaacatagtgataaaaaaggggggttattcaaaaagtaagaaatgaaaacaaaaaattaggatgtatgatgatcaaaaacaaggtatttgaggaaaacctgcaatactgaatgatgaaattatttattgcaaagatatagaatataaaaacttagtcgggtctctttagacccatgttgtgcatcaaagggttaaagggtcAGTTTGGATTCTCCATAAACCAGCTTTGAAGAGGCAGAAAAAAGAGCTCCAGCTGCATGCAGTGTGCGGAATGTTTTCCAGCATGGACACCGTGTTCTCTCAATGTTCACCTTCCGcttaaaaactggaaaaatatttttctatggacctgagaacagtgcaattttatgttttttgtgaattcAATAGAAGATCTGCACTACATTGATACATTGATATGGTGCAAGATGGCAAGAAAGACCAAGAATAGAAAAGTAATAGTTTAGCGAATgtaaagtattttaaatgtgcaaaaatctGTTGGAAAAAAAGTTCATTGAATACAAATTAAGGTTTAAGGTTAAgactgcatcatgttttcttcatttgGACCCCTTATTTCACATTATTGCCTTGTCTTCCCTACAAAGGATACTACATCATGTTTAATCCATTTAAGATGCACTTTCTCTGTATTTtctccaattaaaaaaacactctaGAGGGTACTTCTCTGCCTTATCTCCATTTAAGGACACCCATTAGTGCATTGTATTTAGTTTTCACCCTAAAAGGCACTTTTTCACATCGTCTTTAGGGCAATCAAAATGGCACTTTACCTCACTGTCTCATTAACAAACGGCCTAGAAGGGACTTCATCCTGTTTTATCTACCACAGGGGCATCATAgtatacttttactgcattcCACCAGTGTCTGAAGGCAAAgtaagcagtgaaaatattctaaaaatagcgtATACTTAAACTGatagtgatttttttcaggTGGTTAAAACACGttttgctgcagcagcacattgtTTAGCTTCGgtgcaggtaatacactgaaGTACCTCAGAcaatctgatttaaaaaatccaaactatccctttaaagcaTATGTAAGTGAGAAATCTCTACCTCCTTGTCTGATTTTAACACTTTGGCCTCGGCGTCGTATCTCTCTTCATCAATCTTGTCGAGGGACTGGTGCAGCTTTTTGCAGATTTCCTGTTGGAAggaaaataggaaaaaacaaATCAGCTCTTCAACACTTGTGTTCCTCCCCTTTaggatttttttaacatgtttttcaggttgttgttttttcttttaccatCAGAGACGCCTGGTCTCCGCTCATGTCGGGGGCGGGGCATCTCTCTGCCATGTAAGTTACTTTGGCGGCAGCGAGGTCGGTAGCTTCCTGCTCCAGCCAAGAAGCGGCAACCTGAAGCACGATACTCTGCAggacaaggacacacacactctcaagtTATTacagttaatattattattattgtagttaCCTAACCTCTTAAAACtctgttttttccatttacGCCCCATGTTGTTACCCTCTGACTTGGAAAAAGTCATTCATACTCTCATATTCTCCCGTTTAGATTACTgtaactcctctcctctcctctcctctcctctcctctcctctcctctcctctcctctcctctcc includes:
- the LOC131973286 gene encoding troponin I, fast skeletal muscle-like isoform X2 produces the protein MSEGKKMTSSRRHHLKSIVLQVAASWLEQEATDLAAAKVTYMAERCPAPDMSGDQASLMEICKKLHQSLDKIDEERYDAEAKVLKSDKEIEELKLKVVELAGVKKPALKKVRMSADTMLQALLGGKHKVTMDLRANLKQVKKEVKEEVRHVGDWRKNIEDKADRKKMFETS
- the LOC131973286 gene encoding troponin I, fast skeletal muscle-like isoform X3 → MTSSRRHHLKSIVLQVAASWLEQEATDLAAAKVTYMAERCPAPDMSGDQASLMEICKKLHQSLDKIDEERYDAEAKVLKSDKEIEELKLKVVELAGVKKPALKKVRMSADTMLQALLGGKHKVTMDLRANLKQVKKEVKEEVRHVGDWRKNIEDKADRKKMFETS
- the LOC131973286 gene encoding troponin I, fast skeletal muscle-like isoform X1 → MSEGKKMTSSRRHHLKSIVLQVAASWLEQEATDLAAAKVTYMAERCPAPDMSGDQASLMEICKKLHQSLDKIDEERYDAEAKVLKSDKEIEELKLKVVELAGVKKPALKKVRMSADTMLQALLGGKHKVTMDLRANLKQVKKEVKEEASDGVGDWRKNIEDKADRKKMFETS